CGTCGAGTGCGATGTACAGTGCACTTCATCAAGTGCACTTGATGTCAAGGCGACCGAGAATCAGGACGAATTCATGACGCAACTCGATACCGACGCCGTGTGGCTCAAGCCCGGCCAGGTCGCCGAACGTGCCGGCGTCGCGGTGTCCGCCCTGCACTATTACGAGCAAGTGGGATTGATCTCGAGTCGGCGCACCAGTGGAAACCGGCGTGAGTACCGCAGAGATGTACTACGCGTCATCGCATTTATCAGAACTGCCCAACGCCTCGGGGTGTCCCTCGAGAAGATCAAGGACGCACTGGATCAACTGCCGGAGCAGCAGATTCCGGGCAAACGTGACTGGATGCGAATTTCACGACAGTGGCACGACGACCTGACGGCACGAATCGATGAGCTCACTGCACTACGTGACAACTTCTCGAACTGCATCGGATGCGGATGCCTGTCACTCACATCGTGTCCGTATTCGAATCCGAATGACGTTCTCGGACAACAGGGCCCTGGCGCGCGGCGGCTCGGGGGGAAGAAGGTGACGGAGTCCAAGACGCGCTCACGGAGCGTGCCGTCACTGTTCTCGTGACCCCGGGCCCTGATGGATAGACCGGGGCACGCCCAGTCATCAGGATTTTCTGGCCTCGATCAGAAAGCGGCTCGAGTGCGCAACGAATGGTCCCTCCCTCAGGATTTGTTCGTGCAGTTCACGTAACCGATCGCGATACTGCTCGACGGTGAATCCCGGTACCATCCAGATAACTTTGCGCAAGAAGTAAACGACAGAGCCGATGTCGTAGAACTCGATTCGCAATGACTCGAATCGAATGTCCATCACCTCGAGTCCAGCGGCTTGTGCGGCCGCGCTCTCGTC
The nucleotide sequence above comes from Rhodococcoides fascians A25f. Encoded proteins:
- the soxR gene encoding redox-sensitive transcriptional activator SoxR: MTQLDTDAVWLKPGQVAERAGVAVSALHYYEQVGLISSRRTSGNRREYRRDVLRVIAFIRTAQRLGVSLEKIKDALDQLPEQQIPGKRDWMRISRQWHDDLTARIDELTALRDNFSNCIGCGCLSLTSCPYSNPNDVLGQQGPGARRLGGKKVTESKTRSRSVPSLFS